In candidate division KSB1 bacterium, the following are encoded in one genomic region:
- the arcC gene encoding carbamate kinase yields MTVDDSNSGTIAVVALGGNSITREFEEGNIAQQFENTRRSLLGVLHLIKKGYRLAITHGNGPQVGNNLIRVEESRHLVPPLPLGVIVADLQGGMGYMIQQTLQNKLHLAGIKREVSTILTQVIVDKDDPSILEPAKFVGPYIKETEIDEVTQKRGWIIKEDPGRGYRRVVPSPVPIEIVEKETIKHLVENGTILICSGGGGIPVYVEKDGTYEGVDAVIDKDLAAAILARNIKAEELYILTAVEKVALNFRKPDEIQLDKMTVQQARQYLEDGQFPEGSMGPKIQAAINFIEEGGKEVVISSIEKMTDAAEGKTGTKIVA; encoded by the coding sequence ATGACGGTGGATGATTCAAATAGCGGCACAATTGCGGTGGTCGCACTTGGGGGAAATTCCATTACACGGGAATTCGAGGAAGGAAACATAGCGCAGCAATTTGAAAATACGCGCCGGAGTCTCCTGGGTGTTCTTCACCTTATAAAAAAAGGTTACCGCCTGGCAATCACGCACGGCAATGGCCCGCAAGTTGGAAACAACCTGATTCGGGTTGAGGAAAGTCGGCATTTGGTTCCACCGCTGCCTCTGGGCGTCATTGTTGCGGATTTACAAGGCGGCATGGGCTATATGATCCAGCAGACATTACAAAATAAACTGCATCTTGCCGGAATTAAACGCGAAGTCTCCACAATTTTGACCCAGGTAATTGTAGATAAGGATGATCCTTCTATTTTAGAGCCGGCCAAGTTCGTCGGCCCTTATATAAAAGAGACGGAAATAGATGAAGTTACACAGAAGCGCGGCTGGATTATAAAAGAGGATCCCGGCAGAGGTTACCGCAGGGTTGTTCCATCTCCTGTTCCAATTGAAATTGTTGAGAAAGAAACCATCAAACATTTGGTTGAAAACGGCACCATTTTAATCTGCAGTGGCGGTGGCGGGATTCCGGTTTATGTTGAAAAGGATGGGACTTATGAAGGCGTCGATGCGGTTATTGACAAAGATTTGGCAGCGGCGATCCTGGCACGAAATATTAAGGCCGAGGAGTTATATATTTTAACCGCTGTTGAAAAAGTTGCTTTAAACTTTCGCAAACCGGATGAAATTCAACTGGATAAAATGACAGTCCAACAAGCCAGACAGTATCTGGAGGATGGCCAATTTCCGGAAGGCAGTATGGGGCCGAAGATTCAAGCGGCTATCAATTTTATCGAAGAAGGTGGCAAAGAAGTGGTTATTAGCTCAATTGAGAAAATGACGGATGCTGCTGAAGGAAAAACGGGAACAAAGATTGTCGCTTAA
- a CDS encoding GTPase yields MQQTKVLIMGAAGRDFHNFNLLYKDNEKYKVVAFTATQIPDIEGRTYPAELAGSLYPDGIPIHHEDELECLIKEKQIDEVVFSYSDVSHEYVMHRAASVNAAGASFVLLNTQKTMIKSKKPVVAICAVRTGCGKSQTTRKVASVLKEMGKKLVIVRHPMPYGNLVAQKCQRFANYDDLEKHDCTIEEREEYEPHLAMGSIVYSGIDYGEILSQAQAEADVVIWDGGNNDTPFFKPDMHIVVTDPLRPGHELRYYPGETNLRMADVVVINKEGSAKLEDIEKVRENALKLNGKAIVIDAVSPISVEDSSIIRGKKVLAVEDGPTLTHGEMKFGAAVVAAKKFGAAEIVDPRPFLAGSLKKTFEIYPEVGRVLPAMGYDSAQMKDLETTINNTDCEVVIIGTPIDLRKLININKPAVRVTYDLQEVGKPNLEDVLQKFA; encoded by the coding sequence ATGCAGCAAACGAAAGTTCTCATAATGGGAGCAGCTGGTAGAGATTTTCATAATTTCAATTTATTATATAAGGATAATGAGAAGTACAAGGTTGTGGCTTTTACAGCCACTCAAATTCCGGATATCGAAGGTAGAACGTATCCTGCTGAGTTAGCAGGCAGCCTGTATCCCGATGGCATTCCAATTCATCACGAGGATGAACTGGAATGCTTGATTAAAGAGAAGCAAATCGATGAAGTGGTATTTTCATATAGCGATGTTTCCCACGAATATGTTATGCACCGTGCTGCTTCAGTAAATGCAGCCGGCGCATCCTTTGTTTTGCTAAATACGCAAAAAACGATGATAAAAAGCAAAAAGCCCGTGGTTGCAATTTGTGCAGTAAGAACCGGTTGTGGTAAAAGTCAGACCACTCGGAAAGTAGCATCGGTTCTAAAAGAAATGGGTAAGAAATTAGTCATTGTACGCCATCCGATGCCTTACGGGAATTTGGTCGCGCAAAAGTGCCAAAGGTTCGCGAATTATGACGATTTAGAAAAACACGACTGCACAATTGAAGAACGGGAAGAGTATGAACCGCACCTGGCAATGGGATCAATCGTTTACTCAGGAATAGATTATGGGGAGATTTTATCCCAGGCACAAGCAGAGGCAGATGTTGTCATCTGGGATGGCGGCAACAATGATACACCTTTTTTTAAACCTGACATGCATATTGTTGTCACGGATCCACTTCGGCCCGGGCATGAGCTGAGATACTATCCCGGTGAGACCAATTTGCGCATGGCTGATGTGGTAGTTATTAATAAAGAGGGAAGTGCGAAGCTGGAAGATATTGAGAAAGTGCGGGAAAATGCGCTTAAGCTAAATGGCAAAGCAATTGTAATTGATGCAGTGTCTCCTATCTCCGTTGAAGACTCGTCTATTATTAGAGGTAAAAAAGTTTTAGCTGTCGAAGACGGGCCGACCCTCACCCACGGTGAAATGAAGTTTGGAGCAGCTGTGGTCGCGGCGAAAAAGTTCGGTGCTGCGGAAATTGTCGACCCCAGGCCATTTCTTGCAGGTTCTTTAAAGAAGACATTTGAAATTTATCCTGAAGTTGGTAGGGTTTTGCCTGCCATGGGATACGATTCTGCGCAAATGAAGGATCTGGAGACGACAATTAATAATACTGACTGTGAGGTGGTTATTATCGGTACGCCGATTGATCTCAGGAAATTGATCAATATAAACAAACCCGCGGTTCGTGTGACCTACGATCTTCAGGAGGTTGGTAAACCGAATCTGGAGGACGTCCTCCAAAAGTTTGCATAG